The Anabas testudineus chromosome 11, fAnaTes1.2, whole genome shotgun sequence genome has a segment encoding these proteins:
- the LOC113155169 gene encoding toll-like receptor 13 isoform X1 yields MPPGGRSSLCFILRLLVLLPFVLQPSLAYSLKNCTIDYSDDPLDDVFVDCSSRELVIVPDDLPRHVTSVKLFHNLLKKIHRKDFGSLSKLRSLNLQDNYITHVDDGSFIHLGALTTLDIRSNRLTNLTANLFQGLSNLTVLVLSTNHIKLIHTSAFQFLSSLQTVMLGFNNLQQITDIQPILQLAHLQELSISYNLFTSFETKDLQLSKSSGLKVLDVSYNKLKKFSITTPIFPHLQSIDLSRCGQAGVLKWDIPDKSLLRNITHLYLGNTLIPFGEIQQVLQSLDSLMHLRLDYMEKLIHKHLLAIVCKIPTLRKLDLFWNKVPNLSAKLVSCSQLSELDLSDTHMTELSKGSVRSMRRLRSLNVEHNLLTKVPDDVRSLSSLEILNLSYNLISELSCDDFINTTRLTELYLTSNFITELNRCIFENFDDLKVLYMSDNMIRTYGQVFNVGPPNLVSLDLSRNFVSCFDDGEFQGLRSLKYLDLVSNYIERIKHEAFDGLNNLETLVVSLPLDFRYNFRGLRHLENLTVHFSMGGSFQSPHADDYEAVFDVECLKVFTIICSDSHSDISLDVQILQAMKHLEAFTADNISVSAPDPITFQFNPQLKRLTITRTDLSDLDPELFHPIPNLEVLDFSNCYLKSLDFLAQVDLSALRYLKVTDNDLTVINETVFQSLPALTYLDLGNNPFTCDCSNAGFIQWVMSNAQTQVVNAHQYTCSFPVAQQGRKLLEFNTESCWMDVSFICFISSTCLVVLTLLSSFIYHFLRWQLAYGFYLFLAFLYDSRKKKKGTPHQFDAFVSYNVHDEAWVYREMLPVLEEEQGWRLCLHHRDFQPGKPIMENITDAIYGSRKTICVISRHYLQSEWCSREIQMASFRLFDEQKDVLILLFLEEIPTQQLSPYYRMRKLVKRRTYLSWPQAGQHTGVFWQNVRRALETGDGPTDNNLLTGPAQC; encoded by the exons GGAAAGATTTTGGCAGCTTGTCAAAGCTGCGAAGTCTGAACCTGCAGGATAATTACATTACTCATGTGGACGATGGATCTTTCATCCATTTGGGTGCATTGACAACTCTTGATATCAGAAGTAACCGTCTCACTAACCTGACTGCGAACCTCTTTCAGGGACTGTCCAACCTCACGGTTCTTGTCCTCAGCACCAACCACATTAAGTTAATTCATACATCAGCCTTTCAGTTTCTGAGCAGCTTACAAACTGTAATGTTAGGATTCAACAACCTCCAACAAATCACTGACATTCAGCCCATTCTCCAGCTAGCACATCTACAAGAGCTGAGTATTAGCTATAATTTATTTACGTCCTTTGAGACCAAAGATCTGCAGCTTAGTAAATCCTCAGGGCTTAAAGTGTTGGATGTTTCTTATAATAAACTGAAGAAGTTCAGCATCACCACACCGATCTTTCCTCACCTACAATCCATAGACCTTTCTCGATGTGGTCAAGCTGGTGTCCTGAAGTGGGACATACCAGACAAGAGTTTACTGAGGAACATAACTCACCTGTATCTTGGAAACACTTTGATTCCTTTTGGTGAGATCCAACAAGTCCTGCAGAGTCTGGACTCACTGATGCATCTGAGACTGGATTATATGGAGAAGTTGATCCACAAACATCTCTTAGCTATAGTCTGCAAAATACCAACACTTAGGAAGCTGGATCTGTTTTGGAACAAGGTCCCCAATTTAAGTGCAAAACTTGTCTCCTGCTCTCAGCTCAGTGAACTTGACTTGTCCGATACTCACATGACTGAACTGTCTAAAGGTTCAGTACGGTCaatgaggagactgaggtcccTGAACGTGGAGCACAACCTCCTCACCAAAGTGCCAGATGATGTTAGGAGCCTCTCCTCCCTTGAGATTCTGAATTTGAGTTACAATCTTATATCTGAGTTGAGCTGTGATGATTTCATCAACACAACACGACTCACTGAGCTTTATCTGACATCTAACTTCATTACCGAACTGAACAGGTGCATCTTTGAAAACTTCGATGACTTAAAGGTTTTGTATATGAGTGATAACATGATAAGGACATACGGACAGGTCTTTAACGTGGGCCCACCAAACCTTGTGTCTTTGGATTTGAGCAGAAACTTTGTATCTTGCTTTGATGATGGGGAATTTCAAGGATTAAGGTCCTTAAAATATTTGGACCTGGTGTCAAATTACATcgaaagaataaaacatgaggCCTTTGATGGACTGAACAATCTGGAAACTCTTGTAGTATCTCTTCCTCTTGATTTCAGATATAACTTCCGAGGGTTACGTCACTTGGAAAATCTCACAGTCCATTTCAGTATGGGTGGGAGTTTCCAAAGTCCTCATGCAGATGATTATGAAGCTGTTTTTGATGTTGAGTGTTTGAAAGTTTTTACAATAATCTGCAGTGACTCTCACTCTGATATCTCCTTGGATGTACAGATTCTGCAGGCAATGAAACATTTAGAGGCCTTTACAGCTGATAACATCTCTGTTTCTGCACCAGATCCTATCACATTTCAATTCAACCCACAGCTCAAGAGACTAACAATCACAAGGACTGATCTGTCAGATCTGGATCCTGAACTGTTTCACCCAATTCCCAATCTGGAGGTCCTCGATTTTTCCAACTGTTATCTCAAGTCTTTGGATTTTCTAGCTCAGGTCGACCTCTCAGCACTCAGATATTTAAAAGTGACAGACAATGATCTGACAGTGATTAATGAGACGGTCTTCCAGTCTCTCCCTGCTCTAACATACCTGGACCTGGGCAATAACCCGTTCACCTGTGACTGTTCTAACGCTGGATTTATCCAGTGGGTGATGAGTAACGCCCAAACCCAGGTTGTCAACGCCCATCAGTACACCTGTTCCTTTCCTGTGGCTCAACAGGGGAGGAAGTTGTTAGAATTTAACACTGAGTCCTGTTGGATGGATGTCAGCTTCATCTGCTTCATTTCCAGCACCTGTCTGGTTGTTCTGACCCTCCTCTCATCCTTCATCTACCACTTTCTAAGATGGCAACTAGCCTACGGCTTCTACCTCTTCCTGGCCTTCCTCTAtgacagcaggaagaagaagaagggaactCCTCATCAGTTTGACGCCTTCGTCTCCTACAACGTTCACGACGAGGCCTGGGTTTACAGAGAGATGCTTCcagtgctggaggaggagcagggctGGAGACTCTGTCTGCACCACAGAGACTTCCAACCAG gtaaACCCATCATGGAGAACATTACAGACGCCATCTATGGCAGCAGGAAGACCATCTGTGTGATCAGCCGACACTACCTGCAGAGCGAGTGGTGCTCCAGAGAGATCCAGATGGCCAG TTTCCGTCTGTTTGACGAGCAGAAGGACGTGTTGATCCTCCTGTTTCTGGAGGAGATCCCGACTCAGCAGCTGTCTCCATACTACCGGATGAGGAAGCTGGTGAAGAGACGCACCTACCTGAGCTGGCCTCAGGCTGGACAACACACAGGAGTGTTCTGGCAGAACGTCCGGAGAGCTCTGGAGACAGGAGACGGTCCCACCGACAACAACCTGCTGACTGGACCAGCACAGTGCTGA
- the LOC113155169 gene encoding toll-like receptor 13 isoform X2, producing MPPGGRSSLCFILRLLVLLPFVLQPSLAYSLKNCTIDYSDDPLDDVFVDCSSRELVIVPDDLPRHVTSVKLFHNLLKKIHRKDFGSLSKLRSLNLQDNYITHVDDGSFIHLGALTTLDIRSNRLTNLTANLFQGLSNLTVLVLSTNHIKLIHTSAFQFLSSLQTVMLGFNNLQQITDIQPILQLAHLQELSISYNLFTSFETKDLQLSKSSGLKVLDVSYNKLKKFSITTPIFPHLQSIDLSRCGQAGVLKWDIPDKSLLRNITHLYLGNTLIPFGEIQQVLQSLDSLMHLRLDYMEKLIHKHLLAIVCKIPTLRKLDLFWNKVPNLSAKLVSCSQLSELDLSDTHMTELSKGSVRSMRRLRSLNVEHNLLTKVPDDVRSLSSLEILNLSYNLISELSCDDFINTTRLTELYLTSNFITELNRCIFENFDDLKVLYMSDNMIRTYGQVFNVGPPNLVSLDLSRNFVSCFDDGEFQGLRSLKYLDLVSNYIERIKHEAFDGLNNLETLVVSLPLDFRYNFRGLRHLENLTVHFSMGGSFQSPHADDYEAVFDVECLKVFTIICSDSHSDISLDVQILQAMKHLEAFTADNISVSAPDPITFQFNPQLKRLTITRTDLSDLDPELFHPIPNLEVLDFSNCYLKSLDFLAQVDLSALRYLKVTDNDLTVINETVFQSLPALTYLDLGNNPFTCDCSNAGFIQWVMSNAQTQVVNAHQYTCSFPVAQQGRKLLEFNTESCWMDVSFICFISSTCLVVLTLLSSFIYHFLRWQLAYGFYLFLAFLYDSRKKKKGTPHQFDAFVSYNVHDEAWVYREMLPVLEEEQGWRLCLHHRDFQPGKPIMENITDAIYGSRKTICVISRHYLQSEWCSREIQMARRTC from the exons GGAAAGATTTTGGCAGCTTGTCAAAGCTGCGAAGTCTGAACCTGCAGGATAATTACATTACTCATGTGGACGATGGATCTTTCATCCATTTGGGTGCATTGACAACTCTTGATATCAGAAGTAACCGTCTCACTAACCTGACTGCGAACCTCTTTCAGGGACTGTCCAACCTCACGGTTCTTGTCCTCAGCACCAACCACATTAAGTTAATTCATACATCAGCCTTTCAGTTTCTGAGCAGCTTACAAACTGTAATGTTAGGATTCAACAACCTCCAACAAATCACTGACATTCAGCCCATTCTCCAGCTAGCACATCTACAAGAGCTGAGTATTAGCTATAATTTATTTACGTCCTTTGAGACCAAAGATCTGCAGCTTAGTAAATCCTCAGGGCTTAAAGTGTTGGATGTTTCTTATAATAAACTGAAGAAGTTCAGCATCACCACACCGATCTTTCCTCACCTACAATCCATAGACCTTTCTCGATGTGGTCAAGCTGGTGTCCTGAAGTGGGACATACCAGACAAGAGTTTACTGAGGAACATAACTCACCTGTATCTTGGAAACACTTTGATTCCTTTTGGTGAGATCCAACAAGTCCTGCAGAGTCTGGACTCACTGATGCATCTGAGACTGGATTATATGGAGAAGTTGATCCACAAACATCTCTTAGCTATAGTCTGCAAAATACCAACACTTAGGAAGCTGGATCTGTTTTGGAACAAGGTCCCCAATTTAAGTGCAAAACTTGTCTCCTGCTCTCAGCTCAGTGAACTTGACTTGTCCGATACTCACATGACTGAACTGTCTAAAGGTTCAGTACGGTCaatgaggagactgaggtcccTGAACGTGGAGCACAACCTCCTCACCAAAGTGCCAGATGATGTTAGGAGCCTCTCCTCCCTTGAGATTCTGAATTTGAGTTACAATCTTATATCTGAGTTGAGCTGTGATGATTTCATCAACACAACACGACTCACTGAGCTTTATCTGACATCTAACTTCATTACCGAACTGAACAGGTGCATCTTTGAAAACTTCGATGACTTAAAGGTTTTGTATATGAGTGATAACATGATAAGGACATACGGACAGGTCTTTAACGTGGGCCCACCAAACCTTGTGTCTTTGGATTTGAGCAGAAACTTTGTATCTTGCTTTGATGATGGGGAATTTCAAGGATTAAGGTCCTTAAAATATTTGGACCTGGTGTCAAATTACATcgaaagaataaaacatgaggCCTTTGATGGACTGAACAATCTGGAAACTCTTGTAGTATCTCTTCCTCTTGATTTCAGATATAACTTCCGAGGGTTACGTCACTTGGAAAATCTCACAGTCCATTTCAGTATGGGTGGGAGTTTCCAAAGTCCTCATGCAGATGATTATGAAGCTGTTTTTGATGTTGAGTGTTTGAAAGTTTTTACAATAATCTGCAGTGACTCTCACTCTGATATCTCCTTGGATGTACAGATTCTGCAGGCAATGAAACATTTAGAGGCCTTTACAGCTGATAACATCTCTGTTTCTGCACCAGATCCTATCACATTTCAATTCAACCCACAGCTCAAGAGACTAACAATCACAAGGACTGATCTGTCAGATCTGGATCCTGAACTGTTTCACCCAATTCCCAATCTGGAGGTCCTCGATTTTTCCAACTGTTATCTCAAGTCTTTGGATTTTCTAGCTCAGGTCGACCTCTCAGCACTCAGATATTTAAAAGTGACAGACAATGATCTGACAGTGATTAATGAGACGGTCTTCCAGTCTCTCCCTGCTCTAACATACCTGGACCTGGGCAATAACCCGTTCACCTGTGACTGTTCTAACGCTGGATTTATCCAGTGGGTGATGAGTAACGCCCAAACCCAGGTTGTCAACGCCCATCAGTACACCTGTTCCTTTCCTGTGGCTCAACAGGGGAGGAAGTTGTTAGAATTTAACACTGAGTCCTGTTGGATGGATGTCAGCTTCATCTGCTTCATTTCCAGCACCTGTCTGGTTGTTCTGACCCTCCTCTCATCCTTCATCTACCACTTTCTAAGATGGCAACTAGCCTACGGCTTCTACCTCTTCCTGGCCTTCCTCTAtgacagcaggaagaagaagaagggaactCCTCATCAGTTTGACGCCTTCGTCTCCTACAACGTTCACGACGAGGCCTGGGTTTACAGAGAGATGCTTCcagtgctggaggaggagcagggctGGAGACTCTGTCTGCACCACAGAGACTTCCAACCAG gtaaACCCATCATGGAGAACATTACAGACGCCATCTATGGCAGCAGGAAGACCATCTGTGTGATCAGCCGACACTACCTGCAGAGCGAGTGGTGCTCCAGAGAGATCCAGATGGCCAG AAGGACGTGTTGA